The following coding sequences lie in one Arachis stenosperma cultivar V10309 chromosome 5, arast.V10309.gnm1.PFL2, whole genome shotgun sequence genomic window:
- the LOC130979286 gene encoding receptor-like protein EIX2, whose product MLKNDKLLLKGIDLSSNQLSGEIPKELVDLIELVTLNLSRNNLSGEIPLKIGNLASLEFLDLSRNNLSGLIPSSLTQINRLSMLDLSHNKLSGEIPISTQLQSFNASSYEENQDLCGPPLEKMCFKGKSRQTSSAKTKEDDHDPFYQAFYMSMGLGFFVGFWGIFGTILFNRFWRHAYFKFLNKLTNKVMSRW is encoded by the coding sequence ATGTTGAAAAATGACAAGTTACTTTTAAAGGGCATTGATCTATCAAGCAATCAGTTATCAGGGGAAATTCCAAAAGAACTTGTGGATTTGATTGAATTGGTTACCTTGAATTTATCAAGAAATAATTTATCAGGTGAAATTCCTCTAAAGATTGGTAATCTTGCATCACTAGAATTTCTTGATTTGTCTAGAAACAATCTATCTGGTTTGATTCCTTCTAGTCTTACACAAATCAACCGTTTGTCTATGTTGGATTTGTCTCATAACAAGTTGTCTGGAGAGATTCCAATTAGCACACAATTGCAGAGTTTCAATGCCTCAAGTTATGAAGAAAATCAAGATCTTTGTGGGCCACCTCTTGAGAAAATGTGTTTCAAAGGAAAATCAAGGCAAACATCTTCGGCAAAAACCAAAGAAGATGATCATGATCCTTTCTACCAAGCATTTTACATGAGCATGGGATTGGGATTTTTTGTTGGATTTTGGGGCATCTTTGGCACCATTCTGTTCAATCGCTTTTGGAGACATGCTTACTTCAAATTCTTGAACAAGTTGACAAATAAAGTTATGTCAAGGTGGTAG
- the LOC130981546 gene encoding receptor-like protein EIX2 → MTNPTCSKILMKSVLIMCFMLQVVDLVCSKENAKCIESEREALLQFKAAMVDDFGLLSSWKEKSNCCQWKGVHCSRLTGHVQRLDLSSEAEYIELRGKIPESLLELQHLRYLDFTGIHSQDNHIPEFFGSLRNLRYLDLSHCGFGGKIPTQFGSLSHLRYLNLQANLLEGSIPFQLGNLSKLQYLNLDVNDLEGTIPSQIGNLSSLQELYLFNFGTLKNGDGGGQWLSKLNSLTHLDLSHVLNLENSHYLFQMVANLSNLRELSLTNCNFSDHSISSFYPFKFKSSNSLSVFDLSLNHFTSSMIFHWVSNVTSNLIELNLSDNNLFEDHVSNNFGMAMNSLENLDLRDNKLKGSNMKLLSSICTLRSLYLSQNNFTEDLASILHNLSAGCMRDSLEELDLSNNQITGSLPDLSIFPFLKQLDLSLNRLSGKIPEDITLPSQLESFSISGNSLEGVVPNSFGNTCTLRSLDFSLNNLSRELSLIIHHLSGCARNSLQELHLDDNQIYGTLPDLSIFPSLKKLSLDANMLNGRIPQNIQFPPQLETLYMGSTSLEGVITNHHFANMSKLKVLDLSDNSLYLKFSNNWVPSFQLREIYLRNCKLGPSFPKWLQTQDNLLSLDISNAGISDVVPHWFWTLPSWKLESMNISYNNLTGTIPKFPVRFSEYPSISLATNQFEGPIPPFLRRAISLDLSDNKFSDFDLFACANGIVEQLGKLDFSDNHLSGKIPNCWSKFKSLSYIDLSNNNLSGEVPTSIGSALQLQVLMLRNNHLTGKLPFSLRSCTNLVMLDAGENELSGVIPSWIGGDLQQLQMLILRRNRFYGGLPLSLCHLANIHLLDISSNNLKGQIPTCFKNFTAMIKGMKDNNMI, encoded by the exons ATGACAAATCCAACTTGTTccaaaattctcatgaaatctGTACTCATAATGTGCTTCATGTTGCAAGTAGTGGACCTTGTTTGTTCTAAAGAAAATGCAAAGTGTATAGAGAGTGAGAGGGAAGCACTCCTTCAATTCAAAGCTGCCATGGTGGATGACTTCGGCCTGCTCTCGTCGTGGAAGGAGAAGAGCAATTGCTGCCAATGGAAGGGTGTTCATTGCAGCAGACTCACCGGCCATGTGCAAAGACTTGATCTCAGTTCAGAAGCTGAATACATTGAACTCAGAGGAAAGATTCCAGAATCATTGTTGGAGTTGCAACATTTGAGGTACTTAGATTTCACTGGGATTCATTCCCAGGACAATCATATCCCTGAATTCTTTGGTTCTTTGAGAAATTTGAGGTATCTTGATCTGTCACATTGTGGTTTTGGTGGAAAGATTCCAACTCAATTTGGTTCTCTTTCGCATTTGAGATACTTAAATCTTCAAGCTAATCTTCTAGAGGGTTCAATTCCATTTCAACTTGGAAATCTGTCCAAGTTGCAATATCTCAATCTTGATGTCAATGATTTAGAAGGGACAATACCATCTCAAATTGGGAACCTTTCAAGCTTGCAAGAGCTTTATCTCTTCAATTTTGGTACTCTCAAAAATGGTGATGGTGGTGGCCAATGGCTGTCCAAGCTCAATTCTTTAACCCATCTTGATCTGAGTCATGTATTGAATCTTGAGAATTCTCATTACTTGTTCCAAATGGTTGCTAATCTGTCCAACCTAAGAGAGCTAAGTCTAACCAATTGTAACTTTTCGGATCATTCTATCTCTTCATTTTATCCTTTCAAGttcaaatcatcaaattcctTATCTGTCTTTGATCTTTCTTTGAACCACTTCACTTCATCCATGATATTCCACTGGGTGTCAAATGTCACCTCAAACCTCATTGAGCTCAACCTCAGTGATAATAACCTCTTTGAGGATCATGTATCAAATAATTTTGGCATGGCAATGAATTCTCTTGAGAACCTTGACTTAAGAGATAATAAACTCAAGGGGAGCAACATGAAGTTGTTATCGAGTATCTGCACTCTTCGATCATTATACTTGTCCCAAAACAATTTTACTGAAGATCTTGCATCAATTCTTCATAATTTGTCAGCTGGCTGTATGAGGGACTCACTAGAAGAATTGGATTTGAGCAATAATCAAATCACTGGCTCATTACCTGACCTTTCAATCTTTCCATTCTTAAAGCAGTTAGATCTTTCACTTAATCGGCTAAGCGGAAAGATACCTGAAGACATCACATTGCCATCTCAGTTGGAATCATTTTCAATCTCAGGAAACTCTTTAGAAGGTGTAGTTCCAAATTCATTTGGGAACACATGTACCTTGAGGTCATTAGATTTTTCATTGAACAATTTGAGTAGGGAGCTTTCATTGATAATTCACCACTTATCTGGCTGTGCTAGAAATTCACTCCAAGAATTGCATCTAGATGACAATCAAATTTATGGCACATTGCCTGACCTCTCAATATTCCCATCTTTAAAGAAATTATCTCTTGATGCAAATATGCTAAATGGGAGGATTCCTCAAAATATTCAATTTCCACCACAATTGGAGACTTTGTACATGGGATCAACTTCTTTGGAAGGTGTGATTACCAATCATCATTTTGCTAATATGTCAAAGTTGAAGGTGCTGGATTTGTCTGACAACTCATTGTACTTGAAATTTAGCAATAATTGGGTTCCTTCTTTTCAACTGAGAGAGATATACTTGAGAAATTGCAAGTTAGGTCCATCTTTTCCCAAATGGTTGCAAACACAAGATAACTTGTTGAGCCTTGATATTTCTAATGCTGGAATTTCAGATGTTGTTCCACACTGGTTTTGGACCCTACCATCATGGAAACTAGAATCAATGAACATTTCATACAACAATCTTACAGGTACTATTCCAAAATTTCCAGTAAGATTTAGTGAATACCCATCGATATCTCTAGCTACAAATCAATTCGAAGGTCCGATCCCACCGTTCTTGCGAAGAGCTATCTCCCTTGATCTGTCTGATAATAAATTTTCAGACTTTGATTTGTTTGCATGTGCCAATGGTATAGTTGAACAATTAGGCAAATTGGATTTTTCAGATAATCATCTATCTGGAAAAATTCCAAATTGTTGGAGCAAGTTCAAGTCTTTAAGCTATATAGATTTGAGTAATAATAATTTGTCTGGAGAAGTTCCTACCTCAATAGGATCAGCTCTTCAACTTCAAGTGCTGATGTTGAGAAACAATCACTTAACTGGGAAGCTACCATTCTCATTAAGGAGTTGCACAAATTTAGTAATGTTAGATGCAGGGGAAAATGAACTATCAGGGGTTATACCTTCTTGGATCGGGGGCGATTTACAACAATTGCAGATGTTGATCTTGCGAAGAAATCGCTTCTATGGAGGTCTACCATTGTCTCTTTGTCACTTAGCAAATATTCACCTTTTGGATATTTCTTCTAACAATCTAAAGGGACAAATTCCTACATGCTTCAAGAACTTCACTGCAATGATTAAGGGAATG AAGGACAACAATATgatttaa
- the LOC130981932 gene encoding protein SGT1 homolog, with protein sequence MASDLEAKAKEAFVEDHFELAVELLSQAIDIEPNRAELYADRAQANIKLSNFTEAVADANKAIELNPSLSKAYMRKGMACMKLEEYQTAKAALEVGASLAPGESRFAKLIKECDKLIAEESYDTPIQEKTTTQEESANEVQPENVLPEQPPVAVVKSKYRHEFYQKPNEVVVTVFAKGIPRENVTIDFGEQILSVSINVPGEDPYVFQPRLFGKIIPSRCRYEVLSTKIEIRLVKADPIHWTSLEFTRATVPQMVVAPSATGINRPTYPSSKPTRVDWDKLEAQVKKEEKEEKLDGDAALNKFFREIYQDADEDTRRAMRKSFVESNGTVLSTNWKEVGSKKVEGSPPDGMELKKWEY encoded by the exons ATGGCTTCTGATCTGGAAGCGAAAGCCAAAGAGGCGTTTGTGGAAGATCACTTTGAGCTGGCGGTTGAGCTTCTTTCTCAGGCCATTGATATCGAACCCAACAGAGCTGAACTCTATGCCGACCGTGCCCAAGCCAACATCAAACTCTCCAACTTCACTG AGGCTGTTGCTGATGCAAACAAGGCAATTGAGTTAAATCCTTCTTTATCAAAGGCATATATGCGTAAAGG CATGGCGTGCATGAAACTTGAGGAATATCAAACTGCTAAGGCTGCTCTAGAGGTCGGTGCTTCATTAGCTCCAGGAGAATCAAGATTTGCTAAGTTAATCAAAGAATGTGATAAGCTTATTGCAG AAGAATCTTATGACACACCAATACAGGAGAAGACCACAACACAGGAAGAATCAGCAAACGAAGTTCAGCCTGAGAATGTCCTTCCAGAGCAGCCTCCAGTTGCAGTGGTTAAATCTAAATACAG gCATGAGTTCTACCAGAAACCTAATGAGGTGGTTGTAACTGTATTTGCAAAGGGAATTCCAAGGGAAAATGTTACTATTGACTTTGGCGAACAAATT CTAAGTGTTAGTATTAATGTTCCTGGAGAAGATCCATATGTTTTTCAACCTCGGTTATTTGGAAAG ATCATACCTTCCAGATGCCGGTATGAGGTTTTGTCCACAAAAATTGAAATAAGACTCGTAAAAGCAGACCCTATTCACTGGACATCTCTTGAATTCACCAGAGCTACAGTTCCACAAATGGTTGTTGCCCCATCAG CCACAGGAATCAATAGACCAACTTACCCATCCTCAAAACCAACAAGGGTTGATTGGGATAAGCTTGAAGCTCAAGTAAAGAAAGAG gagaaagaagaaaagcttGATGGCGATGCAGCTCTAAACAAGTTTTTCCGGGAAATATATCAAGATGCGGACGAGGATACACGAAGAGCAATGAGAAAATCATTT GTGGAGTCTAATGGGACAGTGCTGTCAACAAACTGGAAAGAAGTGGGATCGAAGAAGGTGGAGGGAAGTCCTCCTGATGGCATGGAGTTGAAGAAATGGGAATATTAG